gtgagactccgtcccaaaaaaaaaccaaaaaaaagaaagaaagagagaggaaggaaggaaggaaggaaggaaggaaggaaggaaggaaggaaggaaggaaagaaacaaaacccaCATGGTAGCACTAAGCCTAGGCGAGGACCCATCACCTTTAGGCTTAATGGGGTCTTGGCCTCCACAGCACCAGCAGAGGGCCTAGAGGTGAGACAGAAATGGCCGGCCAAACACACCCTTCACCCTGTTTACAACAGCCCAACTTCCCTTGCACGTATCCTCAAGGAGAGCAGCAAAACCATCTCTTCAAGCAATGCTTTCCTTTAGTTTATTGTTCTTCTTAATAACCAAGTAATCTGGAGCCAAGTCATTCCTCAGCCTTCCTCCTCCCTGCATCAAACTCAAGCTTCCTCCCACACCTCTCTCTCCAACTAAGATGCACAGCCTGTTCCCATCCCTCCTCTGTCCCTCTCTTCGTCACTGGCCTGTCCCCACCCACCCTGATGTTCTTTTCTCCCTGCCACCCACTTCCCACCCCTTACTACTCTGAGCCCCAGGCCTTGAGATTTTGCTGCCTGGACTGTAAATCTGGCCGAGGCTGAGAAGAGCAAACAAAGGAGCAACTGTGGGAACTGACAGCTCAAGGACTCTGGCATCAGGGTAGGCCCTTGGCTGACTTTCTCAGGAGGTGCTGTCAGGGCTGGTCTTCCCGCCAGCCACCACATACGTCTTAAAATTACAGAGGGTGTGAGTGACCCTAAGACGGTTCAGCAGGCACTGGAGGAAGGAGGCCTTTTCCAAGAAATGAAATGTGACAGAAATGAAAGCCCATGGACCACAGACTTGGCAACATTTGACATAAAATGTTATTGCTAAAATCCCTATAATTACCTCccaaaatggaacagaattgaaaaaagaagtaagaaagagagaagaagcgagggagggagggaggtaaagaaggaaagggagaagggaaggagggaaggaagggagggaggaaaaggaaggaaggggttggaaagggagaagggaaggagggaaggaagggagggaggaaaaggaaggaaggggtgggaaaggaagaagggagggaggggaagaatggaaggatgggggagagggaggaagtgagggagggaggggaaggaagaagggaaggaaggtttACAGGTCTACAATTCTAGCTGTGCATAGAAAGTGTAGTCATGAAATGACTACTCCAAACAAGCATGAACCTGGGGCTCAATTCCAGGCTCATTTTAAAATCCCAGTTTCAGGGAACAGGACTCAGGTGGGAGCCACGCCTAAAAGCCTTCCACAGAGAGAGTGTGGTTAAGCGCATAGGCGTCGCTATCCTCTTCCTCCAAAAGCAGCTTGTCGATGGTCAACGAGCTGGCGGCTCTTCTGGGGTCTTCCATGTCCTGGAGGACTGGCTCTGGGATAGAGATGGGGAGCTGGACAAACTGGGGCCCAGGTAGGGCTGGGGCCGGAGGCTGGTACTGCAGGGTGGAGGTGGGTAGTGTGGAAAGGGGCTGAGGCCACGGGAAATAGGTGAGGGGTGCCTGGTGCTCTGGGCCCTCCAGCGGGGGCCCCACTGCGGGCGTGGCGGAGCTTCTTGTCTGTGACAGGAAAACACGTGACAGAGGGTTAGCAGCCCCAGGAGACCCAGCCACCCATCCTTGCCCTTAGAGGGGTCTCCATCTCCCCCTTCAACTCTGCCCTTTCCTGGTTTCTCACTTCATGGGGCTCCACCTCCTCCTGCTCAAAGTCTTCCCCAAGGGAGGAGCCAGGCTGACTTCAACCGCAGCCCCAACCCTGACCCTTCCTAGCTATATGTCTTTGCTCAGGCCACTTCCTGCTCAGAAggctcatttttctcatctacgAAATAGAATACAAATAGTAATGAACTCATTGGGTTAAGCCAATTAGAGACGATTTTCCAGGTTTCGTTGAATACAAAATTCATTTCTATTTCAGAgatcttaaaacattaaaaatatatgcatcttAAAATCTGTGAAAATACATGTTAAACCACAGCCTGGAAGCTGTATCTGGAAGGTGGCCACTGTCCTGCCCAGACACAAAGACAGTCCGGGCTCCACACAACAGCTTTGGAGGTCCCCTTGGGCCAACACAGCTCCATCACCTCCCACCCCTCTAGTGGTGGCCAGCATGGGGAGGCCTGGCCATCCCCAGATGGGGGAAGCACTGCTTTGTCAGCAAACTTGGCCTTCCTTCCTGCTGCTGCCTGGTGCCTTCCACATCCTCATCGTCCTCTGTCTCTGAGCTGATCTCCATGGCCATCCCACTTATGGGCACCCCCCATGACCCTCCAAGTGTTAGAGTCCTTCTCCTGAATGCTCTGCGAGTCATACCTCTCACCTGCACGGCGACTGCCCTCACAAACCTCAGATCAGGCCTGCAACAGAGGCGGGACCTGGATTCTTACTTTTCTTTCACACTTGAGGAAAGCAGATAGAAGAGGATGCTCTCTGCATGGATTCATGAGAGGGAGGCCAAAATCTCCCCCTACCATCCCTGTCTCCCCTGTCATATATCCCTCCTACTGTCACTGTGTCTTGACAGCAAACTGTTAGAATCATTTAGGGCAGGGCTTTTCTCAACCTCCTGGGGATCTTGTTAGAACGCAGCTTCTGGCACAGGAAGTCTAGAGTGGGGCCTGGGATTTTGCATGTCTAATCAGATCTCAGGGGGACTCCAATGTGGCCAGTCCAGGGACAAGAGTTTGAGTAGCAAGGCTTTAGGGTGTTTTTGCATAGAATGATAGAGCTGGAAATGGTCTCAGAGGCCTTCCAGCCTCCCGAAATCCGGGCTGAGGTGTACACCCCACCACAGCATAATCACTTCCTCTCCTTTGACTTAAGCCAGTGGTCCCCATCCCAGTGTCCTGAAACCAGACAGAATCCGGGAAAGCCTCATGATTCCCAGCTTTTCAAAAATCCAGATGGAAATTCTACATTTCCCAGTCATAAACCTGTAACTATAGGTTTCTTTGCTCGGGAATACAATTACTTCCACTCAGCACACAGCAGGTCTTATCTCTGCTGATCAGGAGTGTGGACTTACAGCTCTAGCCAGCTTTGATGACTTAATTTACAAAATggcaaaacaaataaattaattcttAATGAATACTGTTTGTTTGATATACAGAACCTTTCAAAGCAGAAGGTGGGAATGATGAAAGGGGATAAATAACGAAAGGAATCCTTGGTAATGAAATGGGTGGGAGCCATGAGTCCTCCACCCACCACCCTCACCCCAGGCCTCTGACATGGAAATGAGTTGCCTGGGAGAGGTGTTGGATTAACTCCTTCTTATCTATCATCATCCAGGCTCCAAAATTGGTTTGCTGGGTAGGCAGGTGGACCTGGGAGGGAAGGGCTTCTGCAGGCCTTTCATAGAAGGTGCTTGGAGGCAGGGGCAGGTGCATCAGGATGACACTGGACCCTGGAGGGAAATGGAAGAGACAAGGTGGACCAAAGCAAGCACCACCATCGAAGGTGGGCTCTGGGACTGCTCAAGGCCCAGCTCTACTTCCCACGGTTTCCCTGGACTGGAGCTGGATACAGCTGTAACCACAGGTCTTTTTGCCCTTGAATACTTGCAAAATTCGCATTCCTTTAGTCGAACAGGAATCATTAACATAAATctatttcccttccttccttcattcctggGGGAAGAGGCTCTTCCTTTCCCATCAAGCCCTTGGTTAATGTTAGCAGATTTTGATATGATGATAACTAATATATATTAGTGGTTTctgtatgccagacactgtgctaagcccTCCAcactcattatttcatttgatcctgACAACGACCCTTTTCTtggtattcccattttacagatgaggacactgaggctcagagagttttaagtcactaaacccagagtcacatagctagtaagtgaagGGACAGGGATTTGAACAAGGCAATCTGACAGTAGagacagaactttaaaaaattaccccACACATGGGTCTGACACCATCAAAAATATCACCTGTTGTTCAGCCTAGAAATCTTCTGTTAAACCCCATTATTAAGTGAACAGTCACTCCCTAAGTTATCTGAATAGAAATGAAAGGCTAGTTCCAACACAAGACCCCATGTAGATCTCGCCTGGTACCACATTCACTAAAAACTTCAACTCAGAACCAAGACTCACTGCTTGCAGGGAAGCTGGGGAGATTTAGAACAGGGAATCAGAGAAGACCTCCCCAGTCCTGAGGAGCAGAAAGTATGACAAGAGAGGCTGCGAGACATCTTTGTGGAAGGTATCTCAGGAAATGAGAATCAGAGCAGGCCTCCATGGAGACCAAGGCGAGCTTTGATGACCTGATTATCTTGAGAATCAATAGCAAGGAAGATCAGGGTCGAGAAGTCAGCTCTGGTTATAAAAGGGTGCACTCAGCATGGGCAGGTGCAGTCCTGCCTTTGTGTGACATACCGTGACATTGGTGATGAGTGGCGGAGAGGCATAGGTCAACACTGAGGAGGGCCCCACCACCGTGTAGCTGGGGCACACGGGCTGCACATACATGTCAGCTGAGTAGGGGCAGCTGACAGCTTCATGGGGCACATACTCGGTGTAAGGTGTCCATGGGGCCAGGGGCTGCAGGGTGGCCGGGGTGGGCTGGGAGAGCCAGCCGGCACACAGGGCACCCTCCTCTGTCACTGCAGACACAGAACCTTCCATGTCCAGGCAGGAAGGACCTGTGGGAAGGAGGAAATTACAGAACTTCAGATGCCACCCAGATGAGAGGCCTGGGGGCCACCCGGGCTACGGGGCACTCTTACCCACTGTGGTGTAGGTCGCCAGGGGCTGATGGGGCAGCACCAcctagagaggagaggagaagaccAGGGTCAATGTTTAGCCATCGTCAACTGGCCCTGTGCAGAGAACTTGCCCAGAGGGCCTCAGGGCAGGAGAATAGAAGATAGGAATCTCTCTGGTTAGAACAAAACATCCCACCCCGTATCCCAACCATCACCACCTACACTTGAGAGATTTGCGTTTCTATTTAGCAGGAAGTCTGTGCGCTCAGGGAGCTGGTGTCTTCTTCTTCTCAGGGGGAGCCCCCAACTCACACCAGGGTATGCAAGTCATTCGCTCACTCAGGCCTTGACAGTAGCTGTGTTCGGTGGGCCAGCTGAGCCAGCCCCGATCCCTCATCCCAGTTGCTCCACCCTAGCTCTATCCCTGGCAGCCTCCACCAAGGGACCTGCACTCCTTCCTGCCTGATCCTCTTGGTCACCTCCCAAGCCAtctgcctgcacacacacacattctcacacaaacacacacactctctcacacacatactctctcacacacactctcacactctcacactcacactctcacacactcacacactctcacacacactccctcacacacatacattctcACACACtctgacacacatacacattctctCACACTATCACACACTCACTccatcacacacaaacacatacactcacacgcatacactcacacacactccctcacacacatacactctcacacactgacacacatacacattctcacactgtcacacactcacacactctaacacacatacacacacgcatacacacactctcacacacacatacactcacactaTCTCtgacacacacattctctctcacacacacacactcacactctcacacacacaaactctcACCGCCGTAGGTGCAGGTGCTGCCCCACTGCTGGCGTGGCCTCGCTTCCTCCTCAGCAGTTCCTTCACTGGCTCCTTCACACGGACGCCCTGGTATGGCCGGGCCGGGGCTGGGGCTTGCTCCGGAGCTGTGGCTGTGAAAAGCAATGTCCCTGGAGCCCATGGTCCTTCTCAGACGAGCCCCCACCCCAAAGTGCTCATTTCCTCATGGATCTGCCTGCTCCCCTAAGTCGTGCTTGAACACGGAGAACCACGTGACACTTCCTAGAATGCCTCTCCAGTATTGTCACTCCTCCTACTCCCAAACCTTCTGTGAGTCCCCTGCACCCAGACAACGAAGGCCCAGCTCCTTGTCCTAGAATTGGACAGTCTTCAGAATGAGATCCGAACCCATTTTTCTCACCACTTTGCACACTCCCTACTACACAAACCCTGTCTCCAACCAGAAGGTCTGTCTGTGTTCTCTACGTGTTCCTGCGTGTCTCACCTCCTCATCTGTGGTTGAGGTTTTCCGTGGTCAGAATTCCCTCTCACTTCTTCCAACCTGTTGATTCTTGCTGACACAAGACAAATGCAACCCTCCTGCCTGACCCCTGCAGCCTGAGGAATTTCCACATTCTACAGCCTCTCAAACATTTCCAGATCTGATTAGTACTCATCATAGGTGGCAGTAGAGGACAGCCATAAGAGCAGGGACTCTGAGCCAGATAGCACAGGCCTCAAATCCTGCCCCTGCCACCACCTtcctgtgtgatcctgggcaagttactaaacctctctgtgcctcttaatcttcagtttctttatcaaaGGAATATTGAGAGAAGTCACTTGATGTGGGAAATTGGTAGAACAGTATATGCCTCAAATAAATTCAGGTACAGGGTAGGCATTCAAAAAAATTCAGTCTATTATGTAATAGTTATTCTTTTTGATGGAAGTGTCTTATACCCACAACTAGATTATAAACGTCTCAAGGTGAGTTATTGTACCTTATTTCTCTATGTCTTCCCAGTGGCATGCCCATGCGTTTTAAGCTCAGTTGATACTTATTGATTAATCGATTGGGTGATTCTTTAAGACACGCTGCCATTTGTCTTCCCTTCACCTCTCCTACACCTTTAGGATGGAGGCAAGTGGCTCCCAGGTTCTCAGTGACTTTCAGGGCATGGGACAATTACCTAAGGGTGATCCATGTACCCTGGGGCCAGACAGTGTCCACCTGCTGCTGAGGGAAGGTTTCCTTCCCCTCTTGCCATCAAAGCCAGGAAACCAAAGCATTGACCCAAATAAGAGCCAGTGCATAGGGCCCTTCCTGGCCTGGGAGAGCAATTGAAAAGCAGCCGTGGCTGGGAAGCAACAAGCTGCCCACCTAGACAGCCTGTGGCCTAGGGGTCCTGGGCTCTCAGAGAGCAGGCCTGGGTCAGCCAAGAAACACTAGACCTTAGGACTTCCACAGGGAGCCCATTATTATCCACCGATAAGGGCCCCAGGGACCTGGGCTCTGAATCAAAGTCCCGGAAGCCTAGGTATCTGTTAAACCCGGATCTGCAGCACTGCCCTGGTTGAACTTTGCTCAGTAAATACCCAGCTGATAAGGTCCCATGCCTGACTCGGCACCAGACCTCCCTCCAGGCTCCAGCCACGAGCAAGGCCTGGCCTTgaagcccagaaggcagagagaagCTTGGGCAGAGGCAACAGGAAGTGGGAAATGAGTCCCAGGGGCAGATGTTGGGGGTCAGGAATCCCAGTATCTCAGGTGGACTTTAGACCCATCCTCCAAGGTCCCTCAGCTGGCCAGGTAGCAAATCAACCAGGAAATGATGCAATATACAGGTACAGGTCCTGCTCCAGGAGAGTCTGATTCTAGGGGGCTGATATAGGCCTAGGAATCTGTATGTATAAAAATctctcttgggaggctgaggtgagtggatcacaaggtcaggagaataagaccatcctgaccaacatggtgaaagcccatatctactgaaatacaaaaaattagccagatgtggtggcaggcacctgtaatcccagttacttgggaggctgactcaggggaatggcttgaacctgggaggtggaggttgcagtgagctgagatcacaccattgcactccagcctggcaacagagagagactctgtctcaaaaaaaaaaaaaaatctgtccggTATTTCTGAAAATATACTGGGATTACAACTGCTGATAATCCATTCCTAATTTAACATAAGAATCTCCCGATAACATCCCAATAGGAGAttcattatccttattttaaCTTCCCCTGTCTGAACAAGAGATCTCTACtggtattcattcattttttcaaatatttctagtGCCTAGGAGTACAGCACTGCACAGGACCCATGCAGCCCCCGCCCACGTGGATCTTGCAGTCTAACGGGGAAGACAAGCAACAAAAGTTACCAGCAGATGAACGCGTCACAACTTGTGAAATTCAGGCTGCTATAGGAGTGTCTAGCAGGGGATGCAGCCTGGTTCTGTGCCCCGGGGCCACCTGTGCACCTCCACCTTTGCTCTGAACACCAATGACAGTAGACTTGAGAACCACACATACCTGTATTCAAATCTGGGCTGTCACTTACTGGTGGAAAGTTCTTAGATTTATTTAATGTCTCtgggcttcaatttcctcatttgtaaaacgggAATAATAATTCTTCTCTCACAcagtggttgtgaggattaaccAAAATAATACATGGGGAGCTCCAAAGGCCATGTCTGGCATAGGGTAGATGCTCAATACATGTGGTTTTAATTATCTTCCTTCTGGCCATTTCCACCTTCCTTTCGGGGGGATATTATCATGTCAGACAGCTCTTCCTCCTACTGAGGCTAACTTATGGTAACACATGCCATATTTCCCTCCATTACCTTCTAATGAAACTCACATTTCTTAGTCCATTTACAGCtgtctcatctataaagtgaagaTCATAATGGTATGTATGTTGTAGGGTAATTTAAGATTTGCATGTGAAGTGCTTGGAATAGAGTTTGGCACAGAGCATTTAATACATGTAAGCTCCGATTATCATGAGTATTAGTAGTAATATTCCCTTCCGAAATCTGAGGACAGATACCAGGTGTACCCCTAGGTCTGAAGGGACTTCTCATTCCTTCAGCTATTTCTAAATGACATGGTTTTAGTCTCCCCACCTTCCTTCTGGGTGAGTCACTCTTGCACAAGTTCCATTTGCCACTTTCCCTACTGCTGGGTGGTGCCCAGCGATGACCACAGGCCCCAGGTACAATCTGACGTGTCAGCGAACAGGGCACCTGCCCTGCCACACTCAATTCACTCTTTCTCAGGGTCACCCCATGGCCACGTCAGCATTTTTGGTTTTAATCTTTATGAGTACATagtcagtgtatatatttatggggtacacgaGATATTTGGATACGGGCATGCAATGCACACtcatcacatcagggtaaataaagcacccatcccctcaagcatttgtcacctctttgtgttataaacaatccaattatacttttagttatttttaagtgtaccataaattattgttgactatagtcaccctgttgtgctatcaaatactggatcatattcattctatctaactatatttttatacccataAGTCATCCCCACTCCCACTCACCCTGctgcccttcccagcttctggtagccatcattctactctctatctccatgaattcaattgtgtGAATTTGTAGTTCCcacatacaagtgagaacatgagaattgtgtctttctgtgcctggcttattcccTTCACGTAacgtcctccagttccatccatgctgttgcacaCATCAGTTCTGTTCACAACCATATCCTGCAGTTCACACTTGTCTTCAATTGGGTTCTCAGCTATTCCTTAGGCATAAAGTACAGTCTGAGGCATTGTGTACTCAAGAGAAATTTGGGAAATGGGGTTACTTGGGGGGGTCTGAGCACTGTGGTCACCCTCTTAATTCAGCTGAGGAACAAGAAGGGCTCAATCCCATATGCACATATCTCAGACCATCTCAGAGACAGGTGTATGGCTCAGCCCCCTCTTGTTTGCATGTACACTTCTGAGGAAGGGCTCAGAGGCCTCCTGGTCCCAGTCCCTCCCAGGAAGTGGACACACCACACACTTGGCTGGAAAGGGACCAGCTGGCCACTTCCAGGATCTTGTCAAGAGAGGGCTTCCCGCCTCCTACTGTTTCTAAGTCAATGAACAAAGGGCACTTGGTGGAGGTGCTGTGGACAGAGAGTATCACCCTCTAATGTCTGGACTTCCTTGGAACTCAGTGTCAACAGGTGTGCCCTGGCACAACAGACCATATGTGGAGCAATCTCTAAGTCCCCACCTCTTCCTATTGACGTTGCAGGACTCCCACAGCTCCCAAGGGTCTCCTGACTGCCCGGCACGTGTCCACAGCCAGCTGCCAAGGAATTCTGTAACTGACTCCAGCTGAGCAGGTAAGAAGGAGGGTGCTTCTCATAGTGACTTTGCAAAGTGCTCATGAAATATCAGAATCTGAAGCTTCAAGACGATTCCAAAGGAGCCCAACGGCCAAGTGTTTTTGCAAGTTGAAACTTGCAGTTGGTACCTTTCACACCAACCTATGTGCAgcaacaataaacatttttaattccaCAGTAAACACTGAGCTCCCTACTGCCACCAGCATGAGAACTGAGCCCACAAATACAAATTTGGGAGAGGAAAAAAGTTTGTCTAAAATCACGATTGCCTCACCTTGGGGATCCCGGATCCCTGAATTAACTTCAAAACAACTAAACTGGaatatgtaaaagaaatatttttaactttttaaataatttcttaaaatcataataaaaaatccaaagaaaataaaccagGAGATTGAAATAATAAGATATCAGCAGAGAAGATAGAAGCCCAATTTCCCACAGTAGAGTTCTCCAGAGATTTTAATAAGCTCCCGATTAACTTGTAACTCCAAGTAGTTCACCCTCAAAGCCTGAAGCTTTCTCACCATTAATCCTGTGGTCTGAGGGCCTTTTAAATCTCCCGTAGGTATCCAAGAGTCCATCACGGAGGAAAATCTTTCCACCTTAGCATGAGCCTCTCGGCCCTGATTGGAGATCTCCTTTTTCGGGCTGAGAAGTTCACCATATTGCCTTTCTATACCACTGGAAGTCAAGCCAATGGagtttgagggggaaaaaaatcatttacagaAAAACCATTAATTTGGCCCCTATAAGGGCTTCCCTTTTCCAAAATGAGCAATGAAACAAAATCTGTAGGTACAAAAAGTCAGCA
This genomic window from Pan troglodytes isolate AG18354 chromosome 9, NHGRI_mPanTro3-v2.0_pri, whole genome shotgun sequence contains:
- the POU2AF1 gene encoding POU domain class 2-associating factor 1 isoform X1, translated to MSTLQSHYEKHPPSYLLSWSQLQNSLAAGCGHVPGSQETLGSCGSPATSIGRATAPEQAPAPARPYQGVRVKEPVKELLRRKRGHASSGAAPAPTAVVLPHQPLATYTTVGPSCLDMEGSVSAVTEEGALCAGWLSQPTPATLQPLAPWTPYTEYVPHEAVSCPYSADMYVQPVCPSYTVVGPSSVLTYASPPLITNVTTRSSATPAVGPPLEGPEHQAPLTYFPWPQPLSTLPTSTLQYQPPAPALPGPQFVQLPISIPEPVLQDMEDPRRAASSLTIDKLLLEEEDSDAYALNHTLSVEGF
- the POU2AF1 gene encoding POU domain class 2-associating factor 1 isoform X2; this translates as MLWQKPTAPEQAPAPARPYQGVRVKEPVKELLRRKRGHASSGAAPAPTAVVLPHQPLATYTTVGPSCLDMEGSVSAVTEEGALCAGWLSQPTPATLQPLAPWTPYTEYVPHEAVSCPYSADMYVQPVCPSYTVVGPSSVLTYASPPLITNVTTRSSATPAVGPPLEGPEHQAPLTYFPWPQPLSTLPTSTLQYQPPAPALPGPQFVQLPISIPEPVLQDMEDPRRAASSLTIDKLLLEEEDSDAYALNHTLSVEGF